One Xyrauchen texanus isolate HMW12.3.18 chromosome 26, RBS_HiC_50CHRs, whole genome shotgun sequence genomic window, tgccacaaatgctgttgattgatctcaACTTGTATCAAACTATAAGTCTCTTATCTtttgtttaatcaaataaaataaaagtctttaCATTCATAACGTTTCCCCAGTTGTTTGGAAGACACTTACGAATCATAATTATCTCTGAAGCCTTTGGCGAAGGGGTTGTGGTCGATCTTGAGTTGTGTGatctgcaaataaacacaaacacgaGGAGTTCAGAAGCGCCACAAAAGCAGAAGTGGCTACAGGGAGTTGTGGCAGAGTTTGTGCTTACGTCCGTGTTCTGGTAAGCCGTTACAGCGATGAACTGGTTTTCGGGGAAAGTGAAGGTCTGCGTTTTAGCTTCACTGCTCATGTCCTCGACTCCATCCTCAGTCACCTCCACGATGTGCAGCCGTGGCTGGTACTTATGCAGGGACTGCAGGACGATCATCTATTTGAAAACACATTGCATTAGTGTTTGTGCAGAGTTCATGGCCAGCGCTTGCAGTTAGAGGCACAGAGGTGTTAAAGCCACACTGAAGACCTCTGCGCTGACTGGAAGTGTCCACGCAGATCTCACGCCCAGCCCACAAAGTGAgtgacacactcaaacacacaagttTAACTTCAGCGAAGATGCATCGGTCGTTTGCAACATTTAGTGTACACTGAAATATCAGACCTCTTCAGTAACACGTCACAGTTCTGGTTGTTCGTTTATATTTGCTGGTACTCTGGAGTGTTTCTTACATTTCTGAAAGCCTTTCAATGTCAGCTTGAAGCCGTTCTttgacatataaatatatatttaaagtctGACTGGTGTGACTTTACATACAGATTTTCATTCATTAAATGTTCAATATTAACTTCAGGTCGTCGCCAgcatattgtttgtttgtttgcatcaCTATTGTTGTTTAATCATCTGAGAGAGTATTGTTGTTATTTGTTTACCtgagtgttgttgttgtttgctcCCTTGTTGTTGGTCAGCTTCAGTTTGCCGAATGATATTTCCTGCCTCATCCAGTGTGCGCCTGTGTTTGGGGATTCCGGGTGAACATACACCTTGTTTCCTATACAGCAAAATAATAAGACATGCACAgaatatttatgtttattgtttggTTAAATTCAAATCAGcctcaacacaacagaaaaacTCCCGGTCCCCTTCCCCAAAAAACAAGGCATTTATAAATAGAACTTTTGCATTGAAAATATCCCTCATAAAAAACATGTATCTGAGAATATAAATAtctcatatatatacatatatatatatgagaataaCAGGCGCGTGCACTGAAGTGTCATGCAGCTCGTGAAAGATGCAAATCGATCATGTTCCGTGAaacttctttatttttttatatatattgcaaaCACTAAATAACGAGTTCCAATGAAGTTACAAAAAtcagcattaaataaaacaatcgTGCACCATGAAAACATTTTCGGTAACGTTGAGTTTTAGCTTCGCGTTGTCTGGACAATTATTTGGATACATTCGTTCAATTTCATGTTTGTCTCATTGGGATTAATCAAACATTTATAATTTACTATAGCAGAGGAGATTTGATTAATTCAACCAATTGGTCTATAAATACACAATCGAACGAAAACTTAAATATCACtccaaaaaaagaaatacataataataataataataataataataataataataataaataaataaataacagggtagactattaatttacatttacaaacgTTGTTCTTTTCGATTATACAAGCTCCTAATCATATTTTGTAGCTGTTACATAAAAACGttacaatataatttttgccGGGAAAATGATTCCTGCTCGTGCAAATAAtcgaaaagcttttttttttttttttaaactgtgtcCGGCTGTCATGGTGTGGATATAACAGCGTCATGTTGATGTGTTCTCAAATGATTTGTGTGccatctttagtttttttttcgtTTCCTCACCTTGCATGTTGTTGTCCGCTTTCCCGCAGGTGACCCATTTCCCGCCCTGAAATCTCCAGTGATTCGGATCGGCCAGAACCACCTCCACAAACACATTATAATGCGCCGTCATGTTCAGTCCAGTGATATTAAAACTCAGGAAGGGGAACATTCGCCTGCAAATGTCatgattgaaaaacaaaaaagaacaaaacgaTAAATGAACAATTAGGACGGATTTGTTTGAACCATCCTGGAAAATGTAagatgttccttttttttttttttaaaatacagctTGATCATTTAATTTGTAACAAATAAAGTTCGAAATTACTGTACATCTGTGTTCTAAACTATTGTTTGATTATTTAAATATTCTAAAAGGCTAGTTACACATTTGTGCTCATTTCCTGCACATTAACTCTTGAAGATGATGGTAATTAAGAGCCCTCCTTACCTGCCCTGTTTGGTGATGATCATCTCAGTCTGGTGACGGTGAAATTTGAGCCAGAGCGGTCTGTTACACAGGTAAACTTGCGCCCGAGCTGCGGCGCCCGAGCCCGGGATGGGCATCGCGCTCAAACTGGACCCCGGTCCGGGATAGGACGGGTAGAGGCACCCGGGACCCTGTCCGAACTGATACCCGCTTCCAAACTGACTCCGACTGGCGCACACGGCGGATGAGAACCCGGCGGGTGGAAGAACCGACCCGTAATGCAGAGATGAAGAATACCGGGACCCGTTAGAACCGCTGTACACCGAGCCGGACTGTCCGCCGTACGGGAAGAGAGAGCACGGATTGGTCACGTCAGAACTCGGTTGGGTTGAGGATATGAAATAACGATCAGTGCCCAGTTCATCAATGTTGTACCGACGGGCGCTGGAGAGGTCACTCTCCCCACCGATCACCGGAGAACTTTTTCTCCCGTCCGGTACGGCCGCTGGCGCTTTAGTCCCGGTGAAGCTCTCACTCTCGCCCTCATCCAACAGTGCGTTGCCTCCACCGCTCAAGAACTTCTTGGCACCGGAACTCTGCTCGGACTCGACCCGGTCCATCTCCTGAAAGTCGAGATGTGTTGACCCCGGGCTGTTGTTGGTGCTCTCTGAGGACGACGACAGGTTATAGAAGGTCTTGGGTAAGTTTACAGATGCACCAGGGAGGATGCTTTCTAACTGCATTCTTCAGTGCTTGATGATCAATCAAAAGCAGGTCGAGATCAATAAGTAGCCTAGATCACACCAGGACGCGGCACCGAGCGCCCCTCAGCTTGACCTCTGAAGCGACACCTCTGGATTTTCAACTGTAATCTGTGAGTGACAGAATTGTTCAAGAGAGTTTAGCTGGATATATATATGATCTAACTTGAGGGGGCGGAGCCTCTGCAATTCGTGTGCTTTCTCATTGGCTGGGAAGTaactaacattaaaaataattggCATTTCTCCTTGGTTTTAAATTTAGAGCgtgcatttttcatttcagcTTAAGAAAACCAAACCATGGTTGTATAAAGGTATTTTACTTAGCctgcatactatatattttagaaataaatgttttaatagtgaTTTACAGTCATAAGAGAAGAATTATTAGTGTAGGAAAAATGATGCATATTATAACACTGATCTGAAGAACCTATAAATGTAACATCAAGAAGATTATTAATCCAAAGAACCATAAAGAAACACAAATTGATAACTAAGAATATTTAAAGCAGCTTCGTTTTTTAAGAATGCATTTGTTTGAATCAGAATCGTCCCATGTCGCATTTAAACTTCATTTTAATTTACGAGTGTTAAATCGAGATTGACTATGAACCCACGGAGGAGCTTGACACATTTTAGATGCACTAAAAACAATTAACAAGTCCAAGTATTTTTTATCGAAATATGCACGAGCTCGATTGAACTTGGCGACCCAAACAATTAACAAACGATTAATAAATGAATCTCCTCACCACAAACTGTCAGAAGCGATTGCCATGAGTTTCTAGTGTTTCGGGGGTAAAAGTTTAGCCCTCTCTTTTGACCCGAGTGTTTGGGTTAATCACGCTGCACGTGCGCGGGGTATTAGGGGTAATTCTTCCTCCTCACGAGACAATTGCCCTTTCCTTCTCCTTCTCGAGGTTGGGCGTCCGAAGTGTATTTTCCCCTCTCAATAAAAATACAAGACGAATTCGTTCAAAAATTGAGTGCGATTATAACTTGTGGAATTACCCATGTTCCCCTATCAAATAAACACATGTTTAAGTGCCCGATCTATGTGTTCAGCTGTGCGTTTCTAATGGGAAGTCTATTTTAGCGTTGAGTTTGTAAACTCACACTGCAGCAGATTGTTTTCAGCGCGTGCACGCGAGGAGGTGAGTGTGCGTGAGGCGCACGCGCGTTACCTGAGGGGCTCGAACCTTTAACAACAAAATACTCCctcattaaaataaacatatacatCCTTTTTCCATAGtagattaatattaaatattaaatctattaAATAATAACACATCATTTATGTTTCGCCTATTTATATAATAACATTGACatataaatgcattattaaaatagcAATAAATAATTGAATATAATAATTAGACATTGTGAGGCATATCTTTCCGTAGCCTATacaattcctaaaaaaaaaagaagcttttatttatttattgatatatatatatatatatatatatatatatatatatatatatatatatatatatatatatatatatacatatatatatatatatatatatatatatatgcaaatgatGACGCTATTATTCAGTATGTTCTTGAGTGGACACTTTATAAAGCCGATAATACTCGAGGCTTTTATAGCATGTTTTTATGATCATACGTTTAAACATGAACACTGACTCATGCAACATTTGCTGTGAAAACctgttactttaaaataaattgctAAATTAAACTCTATTTATCAAAATGTCGGGATGATTTAAGTTAACACATTtcaaaaggagagagagagagagagaaaaacacccAGGTCAACAGATGGAAAAACAATTGAGCCCCAGTTCACCATAAGGTAATATCTGATTGTCTTGATCATCAGGCGGTggtaataaaaaaagagagagaagggcGGGGGCAAATCCCACCCCGGGCTCAGCCCCTTTCCAAGCGCAGGGAAACCGGCCAATTATTTTTCCGTGTGAAGGAACCGGTGATAGTGAAGGAAGAGACAGCCGGGCGGATACACACCGCCTTATTTAAACCGTTCAGAAGCCCAGTGCATCACTGATACATCTgataaaagagaaagagagacaaaaagGGCTGTTTGACATTAACATGAAGGTAAGACACAGAGCTGACCGGGTGTTACAGTGACCGGGTGGTGGTAATGGTCGGTTACCCGGAAAGGCTCTTTAATGAAAAAACCCCACCAGGTGTCCCTTCTTCATCAAACCCATGCCTCTCTTTAGCTCGTCATTGTAATTAAAATCCTTCAATGACAGCCAAGGGCTGGATGTTAAATTAAAGAGAGTCGGTAAGATATTTAATAACTCACAGGTTGCAACATATTAGGGGGAAAAAATATACTATCA contains:
- the LOC127620280 gene encoding eomesodermin-like, with product MQLESILPGASVNLPKTFYNLSSSSESTNNSPGSTHLDFQEMDRVESEQSSGAKKFLSGGGNALLDEGESESFTGTKAPAAVPDGRKSSPVIGGESDLSSARRYNIDELGTDRYFISSTQPSSDVTNPCSLFPYGGQSGSVYSGSNGSRYSSSLHYGSVLPPAGFSSAVCASRSQFGSGYQFGQGPGCLYPSYPGPGSSLSAMPIPGSGAAARAQVYLCNRPLWLKFHRHQTEMIITKQGRRMFPFLSFNITGLNMTAHYNVFVEVVLADPNHWRFQGGKWVTCGKADNNMQGNKVYVHPESPNTGAHWMRQEISFGKLKLTNNKGANNNNTQMIVLQSLHKYQPRLHIVEVTEDGVEDMSSEAKTQTFTFPENQFIAVTAYQNTDITQLKIDHNPFAKGFRDNYDSMYTAPESDRLTPSPTDSPRSHQIVPGARYAMQPFFQDQFVNNLPQNHRFYGSERAVPQTNGLLSPQSEDSGASSASAQRWFVGPVQQSGASTKLDLSYDSDYSASSLLPYGIKPLPLQSPHALGYYPDSAFASMAAGWSSRSSYPRKMTTGLPWSPRPSPPAYTDDLLSSKDKLQDDGSTATPATGGTGPWMETPPILKVVDSGDAIGYSMPCKRRRISPGGSSTDASPTIKCEDLSSEEYNKESHKAMGYYAFYTSP